In Pedobacter sp. SL55, the following proteins share a genomic window:
- the rlmB gene encoding 23S rRNA (guanosine(2251)-2'-O)-methyltransferase RlmB, giving the protein MDNFRRPQRSERVKENNEFVFGIRAVIEAIKAARDIETIYVQRGLSGELFLELKALLTGSLISMSVVPIEKLNRMTQKNHQGVIAVISPITYQNIEDLIPAIYEKGETPLILVLDSVTDVRNMGAIARTAACVGVHAIVVPLKNAAQINADAIKTSAGALFSIPVCRHANLHKTCLFLQDSGLQIVACTEKTNDFIYAPDYTMPTAIVMGSEDEGISNDLLRVADHLAKIPMAGKIESLNVSVAAGVILYEAVRQRTV; this is encoded by the coding sequence ATGGATAATTTTAGAAGACCCCAACGAAGCGAGCGTGTAAAAGAGAACAACGAATTTGTTTTCGGTATAAGGGCAGTTATAGAAGCAATTAAAGCGGCGAGAGATATTGAGACCATTTACGTGCAAAGAGGTTTATCCGGAGAGCTTTTTCTGGAGCTAAAGGCTTTGTTAACGGGATCTTTGATATCAATGAGTGTGGTTCCAATTGAGAAGTTGAACAGAATGACGCAGAAAAACCATCAGGGTGTGATTGCTGTTATTTCGCCTATTACTTATCAAAATATAGAAGATCTCATTCCGGCCATTTACGAAAAAGGGGAAACGCCACTAATTTTGGTGTTGGATAGTGTAACTGATGTTCGTAACATGGGCGCCATTGCCCGCACTGCGGCTTGTGTTGGTGTTCATGCCATTGTGGTGCCCTTAAAAAATGCAGCTCAAATTAATGCCGATGCCATTAAGACTTCTGCTGGAGCATTGTTTTCTATTCCTGTTTGCAGGCACGCCAACTTACATAAAACATGTTTGTTTTTGCAAGATAGTGGCTTACAAATTGTGGCCTGTACCGAAAAAACAAACGATTTCATTTACGCTCCAGATTATACAATGCCTACAGCAATTGTAATGGGTTCTGAAGACGAGGGCATTTCTAACGATTTGTTAAGAGTGGCAGACCATTTGGCCAAAATACCGATGGCGGGTAAAATAGAATCGCTAAACGTTTCTGTAGCTGCCGGAGTTATTCTTTACGAAGCAGTTAGGCAAAGAACAGTATAA
- a CDS encoding mannose-1-phosphate guanylyltransferase, with product MNKNRYALIMAGGVGSRFWPVSRTEFPKQFIDFFGVGKTLIQSTYDRFLNICLPENIFIVTNEIYTDLIKEQLPLLNDNQILAEPMMRNTAPCIAYGAMKIEELNPEAVIVVAPSDHTIANQSAFFKAIEKSMDIATQQNCLITLGIKPNRPDTGYGYIQYIDEVLDGDSEVHKVKTFTEKPNLELAKSFLQSGDFLWNAGIFIWSAKAINKALEKHLPDMHEIFSGGKTAYNTVNEKTFIGNAYQLCTNISIDFGIMEKADNVYVLPSDFGWSDLGTWASIYEMAEKDYVGNAVIPSEQVMMYDSSNCMVNVPKDKLVILQGMHDYIVVEENNTLLICKRAEEQNVKNIVADVKAKFGGKFI from the coding sequence ATGAATAAAAACAGATATGCATTAATTATGGCTGGCGGCGTTGGAAGCCGTTTTTGGCCAGTTAGCCGCACCGAATTTCCCAAACAATTTATAGATTTTTTTGGGGTTGGAAAAACGCTTATTCAAAGTACCTATGATAGATTTCTGAATATTTGTTTACCCGAAAATATTTTTATCGTTACCAACGAAATTTATACTGATTTAATTAAAGAACAACTACCGCTTTTAAACGACAATCAGATACTTGCCGAGCCGATGATGCGAAATACTGCGCCTTGTATTGCTTATGGCGCAATGAAGATTGAAGAGCTTAATCCCGAAGCGGTAATTGTGGTGGCTCCTTCTGACCATACTATCGCCAATCAAAGTGCTTTTTTTAAGGCCATAGAGAAATCAATGGATATTGCTACACAACAAAACTGCCTAATTACACTCGGTATAAAACCTAACCGACCAGATACTGGATATGGTTATATCCAATATATTGATGAAGTTTTAGACGGCGATAGCGAAGTACATAAAGTAAAAACATTTACCGAAAAACCTAATTTGGAACTTGCAAAGTCATTTCTACAGAGTGGAGACTTTTTGTGGAATGCTGGCATATTTATCTGGTCGGCAAAAGCAATTAACAAAGCGCTAGAAAAACATTTGCCAGATATGCATGAAATTTTTAGTGGTGGTAAAACGGCTTACAATACTGTAAATGAAAAAACATTTATAGGCAACGCTTATCAGTTATGCACCAATATTTCTATTGATTTTGGTATCATGGAAAAGGCAGATAATGTATACGTACTTCCTTCTGATTTTGGTTGGTCTGACTTAGGCACTTGGGCTTCAATTTACGAAATGGCCGAGAAAGATTACGTTGGAAACGCGGTTATTCCTTCTGAACAAGTAATGATGTACGATTCTTCTAATTGTATGGTAAATGTTCCAAAAGATAAATTGGTAATTCTACAGGGAATGCATGATTATATTGTGGTTGAAGAAAATAATACCTTATTGATTTGTAAACGTGCCGAAGAGCAAAATGTAAAGAATATTGTAGCAGATGTAAAGGCAAAATTTGGAGGCAAGTTTATTTAA
- the recQ gene encoding DNA helicase RecQ, whose translation MDVKKSLFDNLQIFFGFDNFKGDQESIITNILEGKNTFVIMPTGGGKSICYQLPALMSEGTAIVISPLIALMKNQVDQIRAFGGSDSVAHFLNSSLNKSEITQVKSDLLNGHTKLLYVAPESLAKAENMEFLRLLKISFVAVDEAHCISEWGHDFRPEYRKIRQVIAALGENIPIIALTATATPKVQQDIVKNLGMTDATLFKSSFNRPNLFYEIRPKKNIAKEIIKYVKYNPGKSGIIYCLSRKKVEEIAETLNINGIKALPYHAGLEPKIRAETQDKFLMEDVEVIVATIAFGMGIDKPDVRFVIHHDIPKSMEGYYQETGRAGRDGGEGVCVAFYSQKDVEKLAKFMKDKPVSEREIGTQILKEVIDYAESSVCRRKQILHYFGENFNETGCNCMCDNCKKPKQQFEAETQLLTLLKLVSSAGEKFDDAHLLNVFMGYETAQTIAYEHSKLPEFGAGKDDGENLWKSLLRQAVLNNFLAKDIDNYGLLKLTKIGRDYIESPYSLKFVLNEVMEVVGDDDDDEPKQSTAALDTQLLQLLKDLRKKIAKQKNVPPFVVFQDPSLEEMCTHYPITSDELKQISGVGNGKALKFGSAFLELIKNYVEENNIDRPVDMVIKTQANKSALKVSIIQNIDRQIGLEDIARSKGITYNDVLKEVEAIVNSGTKLNLTYYIDEMIDEDRQDEVFDYFQSADTDSIDLALKDLGEADYTREEIQLMRIKFMSELGN comes from the coding sequence ATGGACGTCAAGAAATCTTTATTTGATAACCTTCAAATATTCTTCGGATTCGATAATTTTAAAGGTGATCAAGAATCGATTATTACCAACATATTAGAGGGGAAAAACACTTTTGTGATTATGCCTACAGGTGGAGGAAAATCTATCTGTTATCAATTACCAGCTTTAATGAGCGAAGGCACAGCCATTGTAATTTCGCCGCTTATTGCACTCATGAAAAACCAGGTAGACCAAATTAGGGCATTTGGTGGTAGCGATAGTGTGGCACATTTCTTAAACTCTTCTTTAAACAAATCGGAAATTACACAAGTAAAATCTGATTTATTAAATGGGCATACCAAATTACTTTATGTTGCGCCAGAATCTTTAGCAAAGGCAGAAAACATGGAGTTTCTGCGTTTACTGAAAATTTCTTTCGTAGCCGTAGACGAAGCTCATTGTATTTCTGAGTGGGGACATGACTTTAGACCTGAATATAGAAAAATAAGACAGGTAATAGCTGCCTTAGGCGAAAATATTCCAATTATTGCTTTAACTGCCACCGCAACACCAAAAGTTCAGCAAGATATTGTAAAGAATTTAGGCATGACAGATGCCACTTTGTTCAAATCGTCGTTTAACAGGCCAAATCTTTTTTACGAAATACGCCCTAAGAAAAATATTGCCAAAGAAATTATCAAATATGTAAAATACAACCCTGGCAAATCTGGCATTATTTATTGTTTAAGCAGAAAAAAGGTAGAAGAAATTGCCGAAACTTTAAATATCAATGGTATTAAAGCATTACCTTATCATGCTGGTTTAGAACCAAAAATAAGAGCCGAAACGCAAGATAAGTTCTTAATGGAAGATGTGGAAGTGATTGTAGCCACCATTGCATTCGGAATGGGTATTGATAAGCCAGACGTTAGGTTTGTAATACACCATGATATTCCAAAAAGTATGGAAGGTTACTACCAAGAAACTGGTAGGGCCGGACGCGATGGCGGAGAAGGTGTTTGTGTGGCTTTCTATTCGCAAAAAGATGTAGAAAAGCTTGCGAAGTTTATGAAAGACAAACCAGTTTCTGAACGCGAAATTGGTACGCAGATATTAAAAGAAGTAATTGATTATGCCGAATCTTCGGTATGCAGAAGAAAACAGATTTTACATTACTTTGGCGAAAATTTTAACGAAACAGGTTGTAATTGTATGTGCGATAATTGCAAGAAGCCCAAACAACAGTTTGAAGCAGAAACGCAATTGTTAACCTTATTAAAGTTAGTAAGCAGCGCTGGAGAAAAGTTTGATGATGCCCACTTACTTAACGTATTTATGGGTTACGAAACTGCGCAAACCATCGCGTATGAACATAGTAAACTTCCAGAATTTGGAGCAGGTAAAGATGATGGAGAAAATCTATGGAAATCGTTATTGAGACAGGCTGTACTTAATAATTTTTTAGCTAAAGACATTGATAATTATGGGCTGCTAAAGCTTACAAAAATTGGTAGAGATTACATTGAAAGCCCTTACAGTTTAAAATTTGTTTTAAACGAAGTGATGGAAGTAGTAGGAGATGACGATGATGATGAGCCAAAACAAAGTACAGCAGCTTTAGATACACAGTTGCTACAGTTATTAAAAGACCTAAGAAAGAAAATAGCCAAACAAAAAAATGTACCTCCGTTTGTTGTTTTTCAAGATCCTTCGCTAGAAGAAATGTGTACGCACTACCCAATTACCAGCGATGAATTGAAGCAAATTTCTGGTGTTGGTAACGGTAAGGCTTTAAAATTTGGTTCTGCTTTTCTTGAATTAATAAAGAATTACGTAGAAGAAAATAATATTGATAGACCTGTTGATATGGTCATCAAAACTCAGGCAAACAAATCTGCATTAAAGGTTTCTATCATTCAAAATATAGATAGGCAGATTGGTTTAGAAGATATTGCCCGTTCTAAGGGCATTACTTACAACGATGTTTTAAAAGAAGTAGAAGCTATTGTAAATTCTGGCACCAAACTTAACCTAACTTATTATATAGATGAAATGATAGATGAGGATAGGCAAGACGAAGTGTTTGATTATTTCCAATCTGCTGACACCGACTCGATAGATTTAGCACTTAAAGATTTAGGCGAAGCTGATTATACTAGGGAAGAAATTCAGCTGATGCGTATCAAATTTATGAGCGAGCTAGGCAACTAA
- a CDS encoding YqjF family protein: MTKNSVFLSAEWRKLALANYEVDKEVLAKYLPPFTQLDDWQGKYYVSLVGFMFMDTKLKGFGIPFHINFEEVNLRFYVKYNEAGNWKRGVVFIKEIVPKPAITFVANTVYKENYQTLPMKHKWEINEDALNVSYLWKTKIWNKFAVKTDLNSIEMAVGSEEEFITEHFWGYTKLAANLTSEYQVEHPRWQVYPVKEYEIDVDFGANYGKDFAFLAHTKPNSVMLAEGSEINVLKGKKLRS; encoded by the coding sequence ATGACTAAAAACAGCGTATTCTTATCTGCCGAGTGGCGAAAATTAGCTCTAGCCAATTACGAAGTTGACAAAGAGGTTTTAGCGAAATATTTACCTCCGTTTACCCAATTAGACGATTGGCAAGGAAAGTATTACGTAAGCCTAGTTGGCTTTATGTTTATGGACACTAAACTTAAAGGCTTTGGCATTCCTTTTCATATCAACTTTGAAGAGGTTAATTTAAGGTTTTATGTAAAGTACAACGAAGCTGGAAACTGGAAAAGGGGAGTGGTTTTTATAAAGGAAATTGTACCGAAACCAGCCATTACTTTTGTAGCAAACACCGTTTATAAAGAAAACTACCAAACTTTACCCATGAAACATAAATGGGAAATAAACGAAGATGCTTTAAACGTAAGTTACCTTTGGAAGACTAAAATTTGGAATAAGTTTGCTGTTAAAACAGACCTAAATAGTATTGAAATGGCCGTTGGTAGTGAGGAAGAATTTATTACCGAACATTTTTGGGGCTATACAAAACTAGCGGCCAACCTTACCTCAGAATATCAAGTAGAACATCCGCGTTGGCAAGTTTATCCTGTTAAGGAATATGAAATTGACGTAGATTTTGGCGCTAACTACGGAAAAGACTTTGCCTTTTTAGCCCATACCAAACCTAACTCTGTAATGCTGGCAGAAGGTTCTGAAATTAATGTACTAAAAGGCAAAAAGCTACGAAGCTAA
- a CDS encoding OmpA family protein produces the protein MRRYLFLIFFCFSISVFGQSTIKKAQNSYEDAQQFVRQNIFDEAIKHLNDAIKADPKFQNAYLQLGDIYKRLRNVQKAKENYRLAVAAAPIENPNTYFILGETELQTGDYTQAKTNLENFLAKALNVDEKYKDKAKKYIADCNFALTALKNPVRYEPFNMGFYVNSEDRDYFPALTADGQTIIFTRNVKGNEDFYTSVKKNGEWQKAQSLSENINTPSFNEGAQSISPDGRYLFFTGCNRPDGLGRCDIYVCRREGNDWSKPINLGQTINTGEWESQPSISADGSTLYFLSNRPGGFGGYDIWKSVMDDEGYWTTPINLGPNVNTPYDEATPFIHPDGKTLYFSSDGWPGLGQKDIFYSKVQVDGTFSKAVNLGYPINTFNDEFGFIVSANGTEGLFSSNLDGGFGDVDIYRFKLPENLKPEPVTYVKGVVKDAETKETLAASVLVINLNTKAAAYNEITDKVTGDFMAVMPANQSYAFSAFSDGYLLYSKHFDIKPADANKPFELEILLEKIKVGSKVLLNNIFFDTNKFDLLSISMVELNILTDLLKNNAGMVIEIQGHTDDVGDIKANQKLSENRARAVYDYLISNGIDKKQLNYKGYGETQPAFDNKVLRKASRKTEEPSFW, from the coding sequence ATGCGTAGGTATCTTTTTCTAATATTTTTCTGTTTCAGTATTTCGGTTTTTGGCCAGTCTACAATTAAAAAAGCACAAAATAGCTATGAAGATGCGCAGCAATTTGTAAGACAAAACATATTTGATGAAGCAATTAAGCATTTGAATGATGCCATCAAAGCGGACCCAAAATTTCAAAATGCTTATTTACAATTAGGAGATATTTATAAAAGGCTCAGAAACGTTCAAAAAGCCAAAGAAAATTACAGATTGGCAGTAGCTGCTGCGCCTATCGAAAATCCGAACACCTATTTTATACTTGGCGAAACTGAGTTACAAACTGGCGATTATACCCAAGCTAAAACGAACTTAGAAAATTTCTTAGCTAAAGCTCTTAATGTTGATGAAAAATATAAAGACAAAGCCAAGAAATACATTGCTGATTGTAATTTTGCCTTAACAGCGCTTAAAAATCCGGTTCGCTACGAACCCTTTAATATGGGATTTTATGTGAATAGCGAAGATCGAGATTATTTCCCTGCATTAACTGCCGATGGCCAAACGATTATTTTTACCAGAAACGTAAAGGGAAACGAAGATTTTTACACTTCGGTAAAGAAAAATGGCGAATGGCAAAAAGCACAATCGTTGAGCGAAAATATCAATACCCCAAGTTTTAATGAAGGGGCACAATCTATATCGCCCGATGGCAGGTACTTATTTTTTACTGGCTGCAACAGGCCTGATGGTTTAGGTCGCTGCGATATTTACGTTTGCCGCAGAGAAGGTAATGATTGGAGCAAACCAATTAATTTGGGACAAACCATTAATACTGGAGAATGGGAATCTCAACCGTCTATAAGTGCCGATGGTAGTACGCTTTATTTTTTAAGCAACCGACCTGGTGGTTTTGGTGGTTACGATATTTGGAAATCGGTAATGGATGATGAAGGATATTGGACCACGCCCATAAATTTAGGTCCAAATGTAAATACTCCCTATGATGAAGCAACGCCTTTTATCCACCCAGATGGTAAAACATTGTACTTTTCTTCTGATGGCTGGCCTGGTTTAGGACAAAAAGACATTTTTTATAGTAAAGTACAAGTTGATGGAACTTTCTCTAAAGCTGTAAACTTAGGTTATCCAATTAATACTTTTAACGATGAGTTTGGTTTTATAGTGAGTGCAAATGGTACAGAAGGGCTTTTTTCTTCAAATTTAGATGGTGGCTTTGGCGATGTAGACATTTATCGCTTTAAACTTCCAGAAAATCTAAAACCAGAACCTGTAACCTATGTTAAAGGTGTTGTTAAAGATGCAGAAACCAAAGAAACTTTAGCCGCATCTGTTTTGGTAATTAACCTAAATACCAAAGCTGCTGCTTATAATGAAATAACGGATAAAGTTACTGGAGATTTTATGGCGGTAATGCCTGCTAACCAAAGCTACGCTTTCAGTGCTTTTTCTGATGGTTACCTACTCTATTCTAAACATTTCGACATTAAACCTGCAGATGCAAATAAACCTTTTGAATTAGAAATTTTATTAGAAAAAATAAAAGTAGGCAGTAAAGTGTTGCTTAACAATATCTTTTTTGACACCAATAAATTTGATTTACTGTCTATATCTATGGTAGAATTAAATATACTTACCGATCTTTTGAAAAACAATGCGGGTATGGTAATTGAAATTCAAGGACATACTGATGACGTAGGCGACATTAAAGCCAACCAAAAGTTGTCTGAAAATAGAGCTAGAGCCGTTTACGATTATCTAATAAGCAACGGTATCGATAAAAAACAGCTTAACTACAAAGGTTATGGCGAAACCCAGCCAGCTTTTGACAATAAAGTATTGAGGAAGGCAAGCAGAAAAACAGAAGAACCGAGTTTTTGGTAG
- a CDS encoding 7-carboxy-7-deazaguanine synthase QueE, whose translation MAHQIPEDGTLLPLMEDFYTIQGEGFNTGKAAYFIRLGGCDVGCHWCDVKESWNAELHPLTLSDDIAAKADTFPGKAVVVTGGEPLIYNLDYLTKKLQDKGILTFIETSGAYPLSGSWDWICLSPKKFKAPRLDIAPFANELKVIVFNKSDFEWAEKYAEMVGPNCKLYLQPEWSKASTVTPLIIEYVMANPKWEISLQTHKFLNIP comes from the coding sequence ATGGCACATCAAATTCCAGAAGACGGCACACTACTTCCTTTAATGGAAGATTTTTACACCATACAAGGCGAAGGTTTTAATACAGGTAAAGCTGCTTATTTTATTCGTTTGGGCGGTTGCGATGTTGGCTGCCACTGGTGTGATGTGAAAGAAAGTTGGAATGCAGAACTACACCCGTTAACGTTAAGTGATGATATTGCCGCCAAAGCAGATACTTTTCCGGGTAAGGCTGTGGTTGTTACAGGTGGCGAACCATTAATTTACAACTTAGATTACCTCACGAAAAAACTTCAGGATAAGGGTATTTTAACATTTATCGAAACCTCTGGTGCATATCCTCTTTCGGGCTCTTGGGATTGGATATGTTTATCGCCAAAGAAATTTAAAGCTCCGCGACTAGACATTGCTCCTTTCGCTAACGAGTTAAAAGTTATCGTTTTTAATAAAAGTGATTTTGAATGGGCAGAGAAATATGCTGAAATGGTAGGCCCAAACTGCAAGCTCTATTTACAACCCGAGTGGTCTAAGGCTAGTACTGTTACGCCGTTAATTATTGAATATGTAATGGCTAACCCCAAGTGGGAAATTTCGTTGCAAACGCATAAATTTTTGAATATACCATAG
- a CDS encoding Rieske (2Fe-2S) protein gives MKWIKVDVELPREDFIKMIKVGGKKICIVKHQNKLHALANNCPHAGGILSGGWCKNGNIVCPLHRYEYNLETGKGLLGQNDYIDIYPIEQREDGFYVGLQEGFWKRLFS, from the coding sequence ATGAAATGGATTAAAGTAGATGTAGAGCTTCCTCGAGAAGATTTTATAAAAATGATTAAGGTAGGTGGGAAAAAAATATGCATAGTTAAACATCAGAACAAACTCCACGCTTTAGCAAATAACTGTCCGCATGCTGGTGGAATTTTAAGTGGTGGTTGGTGTAAAAATGGAAACATTGTTTGCCCATTACATAGGTACGAGTACAACTTAGAAACAGGCAAAGGTTTGCTTGGCCAAAATGATTATATTGATATATACCCTATAGAACAGAGGGAAGATGGCTTTTACGTAGGTTTACAAGAAGGGTTTTGGAAGCGTTTGTTTAGTTAA
- a CDS encoding type II toxin-antitoxin system VapC family toxin gives MIRIFLDANVLVSVLNKEYPLFTYSSRILSLASHPKFEIYTSPMCLAIAFYFAEKKNKATAKQKISILCQHIKIAENLSDGVVSTLLNKKINDFEDGLEYYAAANVKCHCIVTEDIEDFYFSEIEALSCKSFFDKHLLN, from the coding sequence ATGATCCGTATTTTCTTAGATGCCAATGTGTTGGTTTCGGTGCTGAATAAAGAATATCCGTTGTTTACTTACTCATCAAGAATTTTGAGTTTAGCTAGCCACCCAAAATTTGAAATTTACACCTCTCCTATGTGCTTGGCTATTGCTTTTTATTTTGCTGAAAAGAAAAATAAAGCTACAGCAAAACAAAAAATATCCATTTTATGCCAACATATTAAAATTGCAGAAAACCTAAGCGATGGTGTTGTTTCAACATTGTTGAATAAAAAAATCAATGATTTTGAAGATGGTTTAGAATACTATGCAGCAGCAAATGTTAAGTGCCATTGTATAGTAACAGAAGATATTGAAGATTTTTATTTTTCGGAAATAGAAGCACTTTCTTGCAAAAGTTTCTTTGATAAGCATTTACTTAACTAA
- a CDS encoding DUF6364 family protein — protein MDTKLTLSFNQDVVEKAKRYAAANNISLSRLIEHLLTQVTSKEYKSLEDFPISDWVSMVAEGEVTYKRTPKTSRKDLKDEFFSAKKSK, from the coding sequence ATGGATACCAAATTAACTTTAAGTTTTAATCAAGATGTTGTAGAAAAAGCAAAGCGATATGCAGCTGCAAATAACATCAGTTTATCTCGTTTAATAGAACATTTACTTACACAAGTAACTTCTAAAGAATACAAATCGTTAGAAGATTTTCCAATAAGTGATTGGGTAAGTATGGTTGCCGAGGGCGAAGTTACCTACAAACGCACTCCAAAAACTTCTAGAAAAGATTTAAAAGACGAGTTTTTCAGTGCTAAAAAGTCTAAGTAA
- a CDS encoding bifunctional 5,10-methylenetetrahydrofolate dehydrogenase/5,10-methenyltetrahydrofolate cyclohydrolase — MQLLDGKYVSEKVKVEIAEEAAQFLAETGRQPHLVAILVGNDGGSETYVASKMKNCEKVGFKSSLYRYDNSVTEAELLEKVREINADADVDGLIVQLPLPKHIDPEKVTEAIDPKKDVDGFHPINLGRMMRNLPCYIPATPYGILLMLQAYNIDTTGMHCVVVGRSNIVGSPMSVLMARNANPGNCTVTLTHSRTKDLKEQVLQADIIIAAIGKKNFITADMVKTGAIVIDVGINRETSTATKSGFKLYGDVDFENVAPKSSFITPVPGGVGLMTIVGLLKNTLASARKEIY; from the coding sequence ATGCAATTATTAGACGGAAAATACGTATCAGAAAAAGTTAAGGTAGAAATAGCTGAAGAAGCGGCTCAATTTTTAGCAGAAACGGGTAGACAACCTCATTTGGTTGCCATTTTAGTTGGTAACGATGGTGGTAGCGAAACTTATGTTGCTAGCAAGATGAAAAACTGCGAAAAAGTGGGTTTTAAATCTTCTTTGTACCGTTATGATAATTCGGTTACCGAAGCTGAACTTTTAGAAAAGGTTAGAGAAATTAACGCTGATGCTGATGTAGACGGTCTAATTGTTCAATTGCCTTTACCAAAGCATATTGACCCGGAGAAAGTTACCGAAGCGATTGACCCTAAGAAAGATGTAGATGGCTTCCATCCTATTAACTTGGGTAGAATGATGCGTAATTTACCTTGCTACATTCCTGCTACACCTTATGGTATTTTACTAATGTTGCAGGCTTATAACATTGATACTACTGGTATGCACTGTGTGGTAGTAGGCAGAAGCAACATTGTGGGTAGCCCAATGAGCGTTTTAATGGCACGTAACGCCAACCCTGGCAACTGTACGGTTACCTTAACGCACAGCAGAACCAAAGATTTAAAAGAGCAAGTTTTGCAGGCAGATATCATTATTGCAGCTATTGGTAAGAAGAACTTCATCACTGCAGATATGGTTAAAACTGGTGCTATTGTAATTGATGTAGGTATCAACAGAGAAACTTCTACAGCAACTAAATCTGGTTTTAAACTTTACGGCGATGTAGATTTTGAAAATGTAGCGCCTAAATCTTCATTTATTACTCCTGTACCAGGTGGCGTAGGTTTAATGACTATTGTTGGTTTGTTGAAGAATACTTTAGCATCAGCTAGAAAAGAGATTTATTAA